The genomic segment AGTGCGGTGGGAAACCCAACATAGCCCAACGATCAAGGACtcgacgacggaaccatcaacgactttctcgtgattaggaagactaggatggataaagatcctaatgctgaaacatcaggcagtccAGTGATAGAGAACTCAATGTCGCCTAAcgcacagggagccgacgatgagaccataacctactcccaaaaagcccatttagatttggaagactagtgtaggcaaagatcctaatattgaaacatcaggcagtgaagggacgatgagaccataacctactcccaagaagcccatttactcaagttTTTGGAAGACTAGtgtaggcaaagatcctaatattggaatatcagggacggtagactcaatacagcctcaCGAACAGGGACCccatgatggaaccattactgactttctcaagatttggGAGAGTAGGATAAGCAGAGATCCTAATATTCatacatcaggcagtgcagtgaggGGAAACtcaatgagaccatcacccactcccaataagcccatctaatggtggACCAATGATTgtggtcatccagataaacttccatcggagcgagactgctacacacgctctgaggGAGAAGATCAGCAAGTGAAAGATTcctattgccttaattcaggagccatggacggaacaaagtttctggactaaaccatatcaactaccaatcattctatgctaacactggtactcgaccgaggacctgcgttatttgtcaaaaaaatttgatttatatattttccccagagttgtcaatgtcagatgcaacagtggtgagacagggagacggtgatgcatacctgacatcactttatctgcctttcgactctccgacaccgccacccacgtcggagctgcaacggttggtgaggaaatcAAAACAGACAGGAGGTCCTAATAGAtagcgatgcgaactctcaccacatttcgtggggaaGTACCAATATTCACAAGCGTGGCCAAGACCtgacagaattcttgaatactaataacacttaatattggcaaCACCGCTTCCTTTTGTagataggattagggaggaggtttaagATGTGACAGTATGTCCGGAAagtctaatcgatgaggttcagaattggagggtctccatggagcatatcttctcagaccatcgctacattaggtttagaatagcacggccagcgtcgAATGCGATAGGCTTCCGTAATACCttaaaaaccaactggacaaaattcggaagactactcagaagaagaattGGGCAAGACAATTTAGATTGTCCCAGCTTAGAAGACATTGACAAAAATGTCAAtaagattacgactgcactggtggggttctTCGAAGATAGTTCGAAGATAGATAGTGTCCTCttagggaaaggaaatcagcccaagaacaCCTTGattgaccggggagattcgtaacattgggaaagaggaccgcagactttttaacagagcacgtcgtaaaaaagcggaagtttctGGGATGTCtattacacatggctcaaggaGTACAATGAGATTACCAGagcagcaaaacgtgcctcgtggaagcttttctgcaaacaggtcgatagcgttaatgacgccgccaagataaaaaggtttctctcaaaaacccatgtccaaactgagactttagtagacgatatgggagtgagagcagagacaacggaggagaggacatgttgaggcttttgatgaaaacccattttctacAAGATACCACCGAACTcacagagacaccggaatcttggaataatgatgttgatcgaaggtttatcataacacaatttatggtgaagaaatcctttaggagcttcaaaccatttaagtcacccggacctgatggaatatttccggcgttactgcagaaagaggcagaccatCTGGCGaacattttcacagcgtgcctaggactttcatatactccgaaagcctggcgggaggtaagggtggtgtttatacccaaacccggcaaggcaagttatgcgacatcaaaggcctacagacccataagtcttacgtcctttctactcaaaaccatggaacgtattatggacaccatgataaagactatgacatccagcgaactgctcaaatacaaacagcatgcctatgtcaagggaaggtcagtggagactgccctgcacgaggttgttcataaaatagaagaattcttcgatgccaaaacgaacACCCTGGCGGTATCCATTGGCATCGAggtggcttttaacaatgtgccgaCCAacgcactgatccaatccttagaccagtaccgggtggacccggtccttagagactggataaaccatatgctaaggaacaggtggataaattgtgtgtcgcatggcataaatgtaagggagaaattggcacagggcatgccacagaggggcattttatcgccactcctatgggtgaccaccataaatgacctcttacggatgctgactgagaagggatttgaacccgtctgctacgcagaggatgttataatacttctaaggggtaaggatccgaacgagctatgcagaagggccgaaagggtcttgcatatggcatatggctgggctagacctaggggtctcaatgttaacccagggaagacagaaatatgcttATTCACGAGGAAGGGAAGGtcggccaatttaacgcaaaacgtttcctcaataaaacgatttcgatatcagacaagatcaaatacttaggagtaatcttggataggaaacttaattgaaaatgtcacattcaggagcgtactgagaaggctcacagatattgggcactatgtagaccggCCGTAgccctgaatccgagaatagtccgcTGGATTTAccagagcgtgattagactaatacttacttacgcctcagtagtttggtggactgctatggagagaaagtgcaacataaggaccatacaaaaggttcagagaatatgttgtcttggcatagacggagcgatgaggaccacgcgcactagggcactggagactattctagatatccgacccattgacctaCAGATTCAAAGTGAGGCAGCTAATACGGCTATGAGAgagtggattgaggataggatcagctcataccatcgcggtataatcgaggcgttgataggaaacctggaaggaagggaagaggttttcgatcggatacctgagacgatacttgaggtcgagtgcgaggcacagctGCCAGCAGCACACTCTTGGAGTAACGGGCcgctagtattgccgtctggaagatcatgttacacggatagattaaagctaggggacagtgtgggcctggaggtctaccctaagaacccaggtactgagatctattttcgactgcctgaccataacacaaTCCTGTACGCGGAGATccagacgtcgagtgtgaacatccacATGCCATAAGTGCAATAGCATCCAGATCGATAagctcacgaacagtcttggagtgtaggaaggagattaaagccttctctgaggatggccgaatccgcatcgttttggtaccgggccataacagagtaagagggaatgaaagggcagacgatttgccaCTTTGGTTAAccgtaaacttggttaacccgaagccattcgtgtcgacgcagtccgagttaagggcgtgggcgacaaacgcgcatgcaacattgcggaacagcgaaacggtcccTAGGACGGCGAAAcccctatggggggatccgaatcgtgagaggacgagcctattactgaaatgaagtataaaggagttcagtatagctattggtgtcataacgggacactttaggactacgagttcacttatcgGAGTGGCAACTGATGACATGTGTAGGgcttgtggggaagatgatgagaccttggagtatttcctatgtcattgcctggctttagCGGTTAACAGACACCGTTACTTAGGTGGGGATTTGATAGCACACATGAACCAATTAGGGtcagtggtatggaaaacaattaaggattttgtaagtagcacggaatttctaacttaaaatgttctttttcgaggttacattttagtttttagagctcacaacaagccgattactggcttaggtgtatgtctatagtggcatggggcggataaatatccacaccctctttttaacctagcctaacctaaccttagtcTCATAACTGTGCTGGCTGGCTTAAACTTACTATGGGCCGGACATCTTgaattgtctccagtgccccagGGTGATTTTCATTTCTCCATCTGTTTGAAGACAAGACATTTTCTCCCTACCTTTGGTAGTGTCTTTAGACTATGCTTCCTCTTCATCGACTTTCACCATACAACCGAGGCGTAAGTTAGCATTGGTCTGATCACGCTCCTGAAGAATCATTGGATTGTCTTTGGGTCAGGCCCTATCTTGAGCCAACGGTCCTtcaacatagtgcccaacatctgtaagccatCTCATTACGCTCTTGAAAGGGAAACTTAAAGTCCAACATCagtcctaagtatttgatcctGTCGTATATCGACTtcgttctgttgaggaaacatggttCCTCGAATAGCCAACCTTCGTCTTTTAAGCAAACATTCGGATTtcggtcttctctggattaCTATTTAGATCACtatgtctagcccagtcgtacgCAATATCCGCCCCTTACAAGTATTCACTAAATTTTACCGAATGTGGAGTAGGGTTTAAAATTGTCAAATCCGTAGGGCGTCGGACCCTCTTCCTAACTTAATTTACAAAAACGCCAGTTATCAGAGTTGGGTATActgatttaagctaaattttacTAAGAATTTTATGGTAAGCCAATGACTTGAACTGGTCAAAACAATGTGAAGAAGGTTAAGGAGCCCAGGGGGAACGCCCTACACCAATCCCCCAGACTTATGGGGCGCTCGAAATAGCATggtgcttaaatgaaaggtctgtgGGAGCAGAGTGCGATTCGGAATTAATATTtgggagcaaaaaaaaaaacgtatccaAAAACTCTACGGTTCCCAATGCATGGACGAACTAAATACACCGTCAGCTACCCTTAATGGGGGGGGCTATGAAAACAAATGTGTTAGGTACAATAGATAACATTGTTTTGGCaatgttgaaaaaaaagtgGTAGTTCTATCAGAGCCCAATAACTGATAAGCAAAATGTGTTGATAAGCTACCGCCAATTCCATTATCAGTTGTCTGATTGACCATTTACCgaaaattattgaatattaGTAACGCGCTCTTTGGCATTTGTAACGGACTTCATTATAACAAATATTTACTAAGTAAAGGATTATCGGATTGTCCACAGCAAGAGATACCGTTGTTGGCGGAAGCAGTGCCGATGAGTTGTGATTAAttagtgttaaaaaaaaaaaacaaaaagatgaCAACTTTGCTCCGGCTCGCCTATGCCTGTTTTGTGCTTTTCGAGTTCATCAAATTTGGAAGTTGTTGGACGAACGAAATTGCGGGGGAGTATTTAGCCTACAATGCTTCAACCAAAGATTTAGCATTAGACAAAGGTCCAAAACCTTTGGAAAATCAAGAAATTTCCTTGGAATTGCTAGACGATGAGAATGCTTCAGCCGATTCCATCGACAATcccaatgaaaaaaatttaaatatcctAAACAATTTGAGCAACATTGATTTTGAGcccttatatacaaaaattggCACTGACAATGGCTATTCCTGCCTGCTGGACGACATCAAGAATGTCCTGCTATGGTGGACTTTTCCCAATGGCACTCTGCGAAATCACCAATGGAAATTTGAGCGTATGTTTCGATGACTTAGCATTTCGAAATTTCACCATTAATTTTAGAATATTTTAGCGGAACTGAATTACCTGGATTTGTCTTATCACCACTACTCGTCGGACGAGGTGCTCTATAATACAACACGACTCTTTGCATCCAATAACATTGTAGTCTTTTCGGCTGCACACAATAATCTCACCAGCGTTCCGCGTCGTACATTAGAATCAGTGGCTGATAGTTTGAAGTATCTGACATTGTGCGGAAATAAATTTAATGGCCTTAGTTTAGAAACTCAGAGGGATGGTAAGTGCTACACAGTGGGGGAGATATCGAAAATGAATACCACAAACGTATTGAAAAGGTTTCGAGTTGATATTTAACATTAAGTTTAACtggaaaaaatgaaattgttttataccctacaccacaaatGTGGCACAGGTTACTATAGCTTAGTGCATTAGCTTGTATAacccagaaggaaaagagatagacccattaggttagattaggttggagGGCACGCGACCAGCAACCTCGTTTACTAGTAGCTTCATTCCGAGACTTAGGTCAGTTGTGTAGAAGCAGAAGATGgaaaaaaatagataaacaTACATCACAGAACGATACAAAACAGCAATAAGTTAAACAAACAAGTTAAAAGTGAAGAGATACCCAACACAATGGATAAATTATCTCTgatcttttataacaactcccaCTACCACATCcatttcttttatatataaaattaaatttgtgtttgattgttccgtatagactcaaaaagggctgaaccgattaccttgaaattttcacagattgtgtaggttggtctggaaggaaacataggctatatatacatttgatattgggagggggcggaccctcccccttaccccaaaagtactacccaaaaataaaagtggaccgatcgggacaatatgggattcaaataaaaggtattcaagagtagagtacgaatttcataataaaagttggatccaagtacctggggggccgccccagccccaaaaccccttaaaataggtttattggactatcataacaatatgggactcaaacgaaaggtattcgggagtagattagaaatatggtcaggaagtagaaaaaggctttataattttaatgataacggaagggggcggaccctccacccttaccccaaaaacaccacccaaaatcaaaagtgtaccgataagaacaatacgggtatcaaatgaaaagtgtgcgggggtagataacaaatctggtatacaaattcatgtcgaagtatatggggtcaccccacccccacaaaaatgcccaaaatgggcacattagtcaatcacggatatatggtactcggtttgtttgtttcgttaaGACTGAAAAAGCGCAgaacagattttctcgaaattttcgcttactgtatgggttggtctggaaggaaaaatatatatatataatttttcggtatcggaagggggacggaccttcccccttttggcaaaaacacaacctaaagtcaaaagtggaccgatcgggacaatatagatatcaaatgaaaggtattagggagtagaatacgatattatggtattaaaatttgattataagtacccatcgggccgccccaaccccaaaactcccccaaacagacatattggacgttcatatggcgctcaaatgaaaggtattcgagagtagatttcgaatctggcatacaaaataagatcgaagtatagggggtcacgccaccctttAAATaccccattagacccattatgactatatgataattggctgaaccgattttcttaaaattttcatagattttgtacgtttgtctggaaggaaacataggctatatcatttttagatatcgggtggtggCGAACCCCTTTCCTTTGccccaaaaaacgccacccatatccgaaagtggcccgatgggcacaataagggtatcaaatgaatggtattggagaccagaaagcgaatatggcattaaaatttgggtgcaAGTACTCAGCGGGCCCCCCAAACctcctttaaacagatatattcgaagttcatgtcaatatgggactcaaatgaaaagtattaggcagtagattacaaatatggcataaaacattaggtccatgtaatgggacgtcgcccacccccaaatacccccaaatgggcatataagccgaccattgatatatgggactcaaatgaaagctattagggagtagattatgaatgtgacattaaaatttgctttcaagtctaattggcgcttttcctcctaaacatacgtcaaatgggttatttgacccattatgacaatgtcggactcaaatggaaggtatttgagagtagaaaacgaattttgcagccaagtgtttttgggtacgccccaaagcaccccctaaacagaACCTTTTTtctgttgggaataaagaacgaatttgatatccattttcagtGCAACGTGccagtggccgccccagcctcaaaacaccctccaaacggttcatatttaccggccaaggcaatatggggctcaaattaaagggatttggaagtgcagcacgaatttgacatccatatttgagtcgaaatgtgtgaggtgccatccctcccctaatgagaacattaccatcaggaaccgagaaggggcaaattcacacttcaagtttaaactcaatgataagggaccttttttatatccgagtccaaacggcgtcccgcagtatacctctttgggaaaaaatttttaaatgaccatgcatgtgattgtacctcgcaaatgtcgccaacattaagagtggataaacaccgctttgttcgatgttttcgccaggattcgaacgcgttcagcgccataggctacTATGGCACGAATtctatatccgcattcagggcgaagtgtccccaacctaaaaagatattagagagttaaagaaggcgtagcggagcgccTTCTGAATCATATtcgattcaggtcccgagaactctgaaacaagtcacagtttcagcgaaatcgggcaacaaatccgccttttatgggattaaaaccctaaattggaagatcggtctttatgctagccatatctaaatataggcttaatacaagtcactgtgtcgaattccagcgaaatccggtaataaatgcagattttatgagcttaagaccctaaatccgcagatcggtctatatgagctTAAGgtcctcaatcggcagatcggtctatatggcagctatatctaaatgtagtccgatctgaagcttCCCGGATTCCCTCATACGAGTCCTCTTCTCCACGGTTTATCACCATACCAGTGCTACATAGGTCATTACTGGTCTCATGATGACcttatacatccaataaatcattttGGGGGATTCTCCACTAAAgtgtacaaatttaccgacaatggcaatatgtgacctaaaggaaagttatttgagattagaaaacgaatttaataaccaattttgggtacAAGAGTTTGAGGAACACCTCttcccctaaatcgggcatatttgctgaccatgccaatgtgggtctcaaattaaaggtattgaagagtagagcacgaaattgatacacactttcgggaccaattttctgggggtttaccccttccccaaaacaccccacaaacagcaatactttactggccatcgcaatatggggctcaaataaatgtgtttgggagtagaatatgaatctgatatcgaaatgtgggaccatgtattttgcgAACCGCCCCTTTCCAAGGTAAAAtaatgcgcagcggagcgagtccggttcagctagttaaaTATAAGAAGAtgtttactatttttatacccaccaccgacggatgggggtatattcattttgtcattccgtttgcaacacatcgaaatatccatttccgaccctataaagtatatatattcttgatcagcgtaaaaatctaagacgatctagacatgtccgtccgtctgtctgttgaaatcacgctacagtcttcaaaaatagagatattgagctgaaattttgcaaaggttctttttttgtccataagcaggttaagttcgaagatgggctatatcggactatatcttgatatagcccccatatagaccgatccgccgatttagggtcttaggccaataaaggccacatttattatccgattttgctgaaatgtggaacagtgagttgtgttaggcccttcgacattcttcgtcaatttggcccagatcggttcagatttggatatagctgccatatagaccgattctccaatttagggtcttaggcccataaaagccacatttagtatccaattttgctgaaattcgggacagtgagttgtcttagacccttcgacatcttccgtcagtatggctcagatcggtttagattttgatatagttgccatatagaccgatcctccgatttagggtcttaggcccataaaagccacatttattatccgattttgctgaaattcagaacagtgagttgctttaggtccatcgacatcgtccgtcaatttggcccagatcggttcagatttggatatagctgccatatagaccgattccccaatttagggtcttaggcccataaaagctacatttattacccgattttgctgaaatttgggacagtgagttgtcttaggcccttcgatgtcctccgtcaatacagctcagatcggttcagatttggatatagctgccatatagaccgatccgccgatttagggtcttaggccaataaaggccacatttattatccgattttgctgaaatttggaacagtgagttgtgttaggcccttcgacatccttcgtcaatttggcccagatcggttcagatttggatatagctgccatatagaccgattctccaatttagggtcttaggcccataaaagccacatttattatccgattttgagaaaatttgggacagtgagttgtattaggcccttcaacatcctccgtcagtttggctcagatcggtccagatttggatatagctgttatatagaccgatctctcggtttcaggttttggggccataaaaagcgcatttattgtccgatgttgccgaaatttgggacaaagagttaagttaagaccctccacatatttctgcaatttggtccagatcgatcaagatttgtatatagctgccatataaaccaatctctcgatttaaagtctttgccccataaaaggcgcatttttaatccgattgcactgaaatttgacacactgacttatgttatgcttttcgacatccgtgtggtatatagttcagatcggtttatttttagatataactactaaaaagaccaatattttgttatatacaattgaacaataactttgacttattagtatctggtccaaatcggaacatagctgctatggggcataaggtatgaattttgcaccggattttgaggaaaggtggttcacatatacagggtggctgatgaaagccgctaccaaaaaaaaatgtaataactttttttctatttaataataataatttaataattaatttaattaattaattaattaatttaattaataataatttaataattaatttaataatttaatttaacatgaataaaagaaaaatgtattccatacaccgaaaaaaaaatgtagcaatattcatcattgtagcaatattcatcagccaccctgtataacggaggtggtgggtatccaaagttcggcccggccgaacttaacgcctttttacttgttgtttttgtgtttttaatctattcatactttttattttttgaattcttTGCAGGTGTAGCTTGGGCCTCATTCCCCATCTTGCCGAAACTTGCCGAGCTGGACATTAGtaattgcaaaattgaacaCATTACTCGGGAGGTGTTTCGAAATGTAACCAACTTGAAGAACCTTTACATGTCCCACAACAGAATGTTGGTGCTGCTTTCCGACACCTTTTACTATGTGCCATCTCTGCACTATTTGGATTTGTCCTTTACCAATACCTTCGACTACAGTACCAAGCCTTCGCTGGACTCCATTATCAATCTCTTCTATGGTCTCAAAATTCAACAGTCTACCTTTAAGTATTTGCCAAATCTAGTTTATTTGGATATGTCACACTCAAAGTTGACCCGCAACAGTGCGGTGGCCTTTAATCATTTGGGTGATAAATTGCGTTACTTAAGTTTATGCTTTACAGCATTTCCCGTGATTGGGCATGGAATGTTTAAAAATCTTGAGGGAATGGATCTGTCGGGCAATGCATATGCTGCATACAATTTACTCGATGGAGTCTTCGATGGTATGTCAAAAACTCTAACGGTTCTGTATTTCGAGATGTCCAACTTGAAGAATATTTCATGGATAAGAAACATGAGTAAGCTAAGAATACTGGGTTTAGCTGGGAACAACATCAATTCCATATCCTCGAATTTATTCAGTACGCTGACGAATTTGCAGATAGTCGATCTCAGTTCCAATCATGTTGGCAATTGGTATAACCGAGTTTTTGCCAATAACAAAAATCTAAGGGTACTCAGCTTGCGTGACAATAACATAAACATCATCACTTCGGAGATGTTAAAGGACTTTACCCTTTTGGATTACCTAAGCATGGGAGAGAATAATTTTGTTTGCGATTGTTTGTTACGAGATTTGGTTGATGTTTCCGAATCGAACAATCAAAATTGTGCACGCCAAGTTGTTGCAGACGCTTTGCAATATTTGAGTGGCAAGGTGCCATCCTTTCCCCTTGACACACAATCCCTGTTGAATATGACTTCAATTTTGGGTTCGCATGCCTTCAAAAGATTGCAAAAGAAAAATGAAGAACGCTCTCCGAATGGGTATCGTCTGAGTAAGAAGTTTCGTTTTGTTGTCAGACGTCAAGCTTCACTTAAGACCGCCGTGCCTTGTACACCATTTAATTCTTCTCCCTCCCAGAAGTATAATCGCCTCAATGAGACGATGCTATTGAAATTTCAACTTTTGGACTATGAGGATGAGCAATACTGGTGTTTCAATGAAACCGAGAAACTAAGTTTCGTCGATTTGAATTGCCACAAACGTTCATTGGTCGATGATATCACCAATCAGTTGAATAGTCTGACTTTCTATGTTCTAGTCAGCGTGGGAACTTTGTTGGGTGTATCGCTGGTGGTGGCTATTATCTACGTTAAGCGTTGGCATATCTACTACTACTATTCATCTCTGAAGTCGGCAGCTTTGATGTCTGAGGCTGCCAAGGATAGAATGAACAGCGCCTATGAAGGTGATGACATGATGTATGACATATTCATAAGCTATTGTCAAAATGATCGTGATTGGGTGCTGCACGAGCTGATGCCCAACGTTGAGGAGAATGGTGATATTTCCATATGTCTACATGAAAGGGATTTTCAGGTGAGTTTTCTTCAATTGTGTTATAAATTCCTCTATGGTGTTATAAATAAGAAAAGAGGAATTTtcataccaaccaccataggatgggggtgtactaatttcgtcattccgtttgtaacacaacgaaatattgatctgagacaccCATTTGATCGTTTTGATATTCTaaggggtcgattatggatagcAACCCGACTTCAGTTGCTTTGCCAACGAGCAAGTTTGTAATAAAGatttctattttttataccctccaccataggatggagtttatactaatttcgtcattctgtttgtaactactcgaaatattcgtctgagaccccataaagtatatatattcttgatcgtcgcgaaa from the Stomoxys calcitrans chromosome 1, idStoCalc2.1, whole genome shotgun sequence genome contains:
- the LOC106089462 gene encoding toll-like receptor 13 isoform X1 encodes the protein MTTLLRLAYACFVLFEFIKFGSCWTNEIAGEYLAYNASTKDLALDKGPKPLENQEISLELLDDENASADSIDNPNEKNLNILNNLSNIDFEPLYTKIGTDNGYSCLLDDIKNVLLWWTFPNGTLRNHQWKFEPELNYLDLSYHHYSSDEVLYNTTRLFASNNIVVFSAAHNNLTSVPRRTLESVADSLKYLTLCGNKFNGLSLETQRDGVAWASFPILPKLAELDISNCKIEHITREVFRNVTNLKNLYMSHNRMLVLLSDTFYYVPSLHYLDLSFTNTFDYSTKPSLDSIINLFYGLKIQQSTFKYLPNLVYLDMSHSKLTRNSAVAFNHLGDKLRYLSLCFTAFPVIGHGMFKNLEGMDLSGNAYAAYNLLDGVFDGMSKTLTVLYFEMSNLKNISWIRNMSKLRILGLAGNNINSISSNLFSTLTNLQIVDLSSNHVGNWYNRVFANNKNLRVLSLRDNNINIITSEMLKDFTLLDYLSMGENNFVCDCLLRDLVDVSESNNQNCARQVVADALQYLSGKVPSFPLDTQSLLNMTSILGSHAFKRLQKKNEERSPNGYRLSKKFRFVVRRQASLKTAVPCTPFNSSPSQKYNRLNETMLLKFQLLDYEDEQYWCFNETEKLSFVDLNCHKRSLVDDITNQLNSLTFYVLVSVGTLLGVSLVVAIIYVKRWHIYYYYSSLKSAALMSEAAKDRMNSAYEGDDMMYDIFISYCQNDRDWVLHELMPNVEENGDISICLHERDFQIGVTILDNIISCMDRSRSLMLIISSNFLLSHWCQFEMHLAQHRMFDICKDQLILVFLEDIPRSKRPKNLQYLMDVKTYIKWPGCKNNGRHRPEEYKVFWRRLKRSMQRMANNA
- the LOC106089462 gene encoding toll-like receptor 13 isoform X2; this encodes MAIPACWTTSRMSCYGGLFPMALCEITNGNLSNILAELNYLDLSYHHYSSDEVLYNTTRLFASNNIVVFSAAHNNLTSVPRRTLESVADSLKYLTLCGNKFNGLSLETQRDGVAWASFPILPKLAELDISNCKIEHITREVFRNVTNLKNLYMSHNRMLVLLSDTFYYVPSLHYLDLSFTNTFDYSTKPSLDSIINLFYGLKIQQSTFKYLPNLVYLDMSHSKLTRNSAVAFNHLGDKLRYLSLCFTAFPVIGHGMFKNLEGMDLSGNAYAAYNLLDGVFDGMSKTLTVLYFEMSNLKNISWIRNMSKLRILGLAGNNINSISSNLFSTLTNLQIVDLSSNHVGNWYNRVFANNKNLRVLSLRDNNINIITSEMLKDFTLLDYLSMGENNFVCDCLLRDLVDVSESNNQNCARQVVADALQYLSGKVPSFPLDTQSLLNMTSILGSHAFKRLQKKNEERSPNGYRLSKKFRFVVRRQASLKTAVPCTPFNSSPSQKYNRLNETMLLKFQLLDYEDEQYWCFNETEKLSFVDLNCHKRSLVDDITNQLNSLTFYVLVSVGTLLGVSLVVAIIYVKRWHIYYYYSSLKSAALMSEAAKDRMNSAYEGDDMMYDIFISYCQNDRDWVLHELMPNVEENGDISICLHERDFQIGVTILDNIISCMDRSRSLMLIISSNFLLSHWCQFEMHLAQHRMFDICKDQLILVFLEDIPRSKRPKNLQYLMDVKTYIKWPGCKNNGRHRPEEYKVFWRRLKRSMQRMANNA